The Anopheles merus strain MAF chromosome 2L, AmerM5.1, whole genome shotgun sequence genome has a segment encoding these proteins:
- the LOC121594454 gene encoding collagenase-like — MKIFVSVVLCIAVVAALIGSIVASEVEPLTDDNAAIPRAPAGNRLATDGYTPFSGQFPFHAYLEVAIVNFSSIVCAGGLITPSYILAVARGCLKVSDTQIIRYGTAALAYRNYPWEQRINFSANAIRLHPTEDIALTRLDYPVTLNKYVQPIRLPKLSDSRTYVNMEGTTVGSYRYLRNRVMSNAQCTEEHPYFNATDAHICTDRYIGGAFCGDSLGSPLTIEDGNGVVLIGLANKIYYCEYNYPTGYARVSSFRNWIQSNSDYYFDY, encoded by the coding sequence atgaaaattttcgtgtcagTAGTcctgtgcattgcggttgttgCGGCCCTTATTGGAAGCATTGTTGCTAGTGAGGTCGAGCCATTGACTGACGATAATGCTGCCATTCCCAGAGCACCGGCCGGAAACAGACTTGCTACTGATGGATACACGCCGTTTTCGGGACAGTTTCCGTTCCATGCATATTTAGAAGTTGCAATAGTAAATTTCAGTTCTATTGTTTGTGCAGGAGGGCTGATAACGCCCAGTTATATTCTGGCAGTGGCAAGGGGTTGCTTAAAAGTCAGTGATACACAAATTATACGCTACGGCACTGCCGCATTGGCCTACAGAAACTATCCTTGGGAGCAGCGCATCAACTTCTCGGCGAACGCAATCCGTCTTCATCCGACCGAAGATATTGCATTGACTCGTTTGGATTACCCGGTCACCTTAAACAAATATGTGCAGCCAATTCGGTTACCCAAACTGTCTGATTCACGCACATATGTAAATATGGAGGGTACTACCGTCGGATCGTATAGATATTTGCGCAACCGGGTGATGTCCAATGCACAGTGTACCGAAGAGCATCCTTACTTCAACGCCACGGATGCGCATATATGTACGGATCGCTACATCGGAGGCGCATTTTGCGGAGATAGTCTAGGATCTCCATTGACGATTGAAGATGGAAATGGTGTGGTATTGATCGGATTAGCGAATAAGATTTATTATTGCGAGTATAACTATCCTACTGGTTACGCTCGCGTCTCATCATTCCGCAATTGGATTCAAAGTAATTCAGACTACTATTTTGACTACTAG